A region of the Cyanobium usitatum str. Tous genome:
ATCCAGCCTTTGCCCTCTGGTTGAGTCCAATCAGAGGTAATGATTGGGGAGGAGATTAAATACCAGCTGCGGTTGAGCTGATAACGCAATAGTCCTCGCACCACCAAAGTATTAACGTCGTCTCGCTCTGGGTCTCCCGCGAAGGACCAGATGTTGCGCATCCGAGCACCAACAATCCATGGGCCGCGATGATAGAAAGCCAGGAAGGCTGGACCTGCAGACACCTTTCCGCTATCAACCGTGCCATCACCTGTAGGGAAGACGATCGACGCACCAAGCCCAACTGTCCAGTCTGAACCGAGGTTGGGAACAAGAAAAGCTGTGGGACTGACATCTGAGAGGCCAGCCTGATTCTTTTGATCGAAACCCAAAACTGCTGGAAGCCCAGCAGGGGAAACACCAAGCACAGGATCGGCTTGGGGCAAAGAAACAAAGCGAAAGATCGTTCGCGTTAGCACTGTCCAGTCATCATTGATCCGAAATGGAACAACAGGCTGCAATTTGAAGATTTGAAGCGACCTGTCCTGACTTGCGGAGGGGTCAATCGATCGCGG
Encoded here:
- a CDS encoding neuromedin U, with translation MQPVVPFRINDDWTVLTRTIFRFVSLPQADPVLGVSPAGLPAVLGFDQKNQAGLSDVSPTAFLVPNLGSDWTVGLGASIVFPTGDGTVDSGKVSAGPAFLAFYHRGPWIVGARMRNIWSFAGDPERDDVNTLVVRGLLRYQLNRSWYLISSPIITSDWTQPEGKGWIVPVGGGLGYSFRLGGQPMQVSLEGYYNAVKPQFAGEELLGDWTIRTQWQVLFPN